From one Methanobrevibacter woesei genomic stretch:
- a CDS encoding DHH family phosphoesterase, producing the protein MIDCPKCKGKCSVIVDYKECENCGGTGYVDSFDVGSHFKGVNSNARAKFDLSADQDIPCEICNGKGQIKVFEDCDYCNGKGRVNVCRRCGKRINTKYDHCKDCYDKIKEEKMNKENEVQRRLNEEKEVYVLDPLCEMSDMDKDCLYKGKITRVEKYGAFVTLNNNVWGLMRCNTSNYNVGDEVITRITSIKSRERKIDMAPAKVNNYKIKKLTKSINRTLIEELENKMGKLVRIDGEVLQVQQTSGPTIFTITDETGVTAVAAFDEAGVRAYPDVDVGDVIEVIGDVNQHDGKTQIENQSLTKLEGHEEEKLKILIDEALNKRAEPEDVDFLVKSDVLNRLKPKMREAAQKIRRAILDGRSILVRHHADADGICAGVAMEKALIPLIEEVNPNNDAQYYYFKRSPSKAPFYELEDVVKDLSFALEDQERHGQKLPLIVLLDNGSTEEDITALMQAKIYDIEIVVIDHHFPGELITKEEKDGEIIGGTVEVDEYVDTHVNPYLVGGDSQLTAGALATEVAHIINPDVKDLIIHLPAIAALGDHAESGEVYQYIELAEKKGFNKEGLAIIAECVDFEAYFLRFMNGRGIMDTILAVDNIDKHEKMVNALYKEYQKRVNTQLKAALPNIEKMQFDNGIYFNIMDVEKYAHKFTFPAPGKTCGFVHDKIVKEIGEDKPIVTLGHGPDFGVIRATDAVNEQFGFSVNTIVDNLAERIPSAGIDGGGHECAGSIKYVEGLGEEVLSEFTNEVKSMNKL; encoded by the coding sequence ATGATTGATTGCCCGAAATGTAAAGGTAAATGTTCTGTCATTGTTGATTATAAAGAATGTGAAAACTGTGGTGGAACTGGTTATGTTGATTCTTTTGATGTGGGAAGTCATTTTAAAGGAGTAAATAGTAATGCACGTGCAAAATTTGATTTAAGTGCAGATCAAGACATCCCATGTGAAATTTGTAATGGAAAAGGCCAAATTAAAGTTTTTGAAGACTGTGATTATTGTAATGGAAAAGGTCGTGTAAATGTTTGTAGAAGATGTGGAAAAAGAATTAACACTAAATATGACCACTGTAAAGACTGCTATGATAAGATTAAGGAGGAAAAAATGAATAAAGAAAATGAAGTACAAAGGCGCCTTAATGAAGAAAAAGAAGTTTATGTATTGGATCCTTTATGTGAAATGAGTGACATGGATAAAGATTGTTTATATAAAGGAAAAATCACTCGTGTAGAAAAATATGGTGCTTTTGTAACCTTAAATAATAATGTATGGGGTCTTATGAGGTGTAATACTTCAAATTATAATGTTGGAGATGAAGTAATTACAAGAATCACATCAATTAAATCAAGGGAAAGAAAAATTGACATGGCTCCAGCTAAAGTTAATAATTATAAGATTAAAAAATTAACTAAATCTATTAACAGGACTCTTATTGAAGAGCTTGAAAATAAAATGGGTAAATTAGTTCGTATTGATGGTGAAGTTTTACAGGTTCAACAGACTTCTGGTCCAACAATTTTCACAATAACTGATGAAACAGGTGTTACTGCAGTAGCTGCTTTTGATGAAGCAGGAGTAAGGGCATATCCTGATGTTGATGTTGGAGATGTTATAGAAGTTATTGGTGATGTAAATCAGCATGACGGTAAAACTCAAATTGAAAATCAGTCTTTAACTAAATTGGAAGGACATGAAGAAGAAAAACTCAAAATATTAATTGATGAAGCTTTAAATAAAAGAGCTGAACCTGAAGATGTTGATTTCTTAGTTAAAAGTGATGTATTAAACAGACTTAAACCTAAGATGAGAGAAGCTGCTCAAAAAATAAGAAGAGCTATTTTAGATGGTAGATCTATTCTTGTTAGACATCATGCAGATGCTGATGGTATCTGTGCAGGAGTAGCTATGGAAAAAGCTTTAATTCCATTAATTGAAGAAGTAAATCCAAATAATGATGCTCAATACTACTATTTCAAAAGATCTCCAAGTAAAGCACCTTTCTATGAACTGGAAGATGTTGTTAAGGACTTATCTTTTGCTTTAGAAGATCAGGAAAGACATGGTCAGAAATTACCATTAATTGTTCTTTTAGATAATGGTTCAACAGAAGAGGATATAACTGCTTTAATGCAGGCAAAAATCTATGATATTGAAATCGTTGTAATTGACCATCACTTCCCAGGAGAACTAATCACTAAAGAGGAAAAAGATGGAGAAATCATTGGAGGAACTGTTGAAGTAGATGAATATGTAGATACTCATGTTAACCCTTATTTAGTTGGAGGAGACTCTCAGTTAACTGCTGGTGCATTAGCTACTGAAGTTGCTCATATAATCAACCCTGATGTTAAAGATTTAATCATACATCTTCCAGCAATAGCTGCATTAGGTGACCATGCAGAATCTGGTGAAGTATATCAATATATTGAACTAGCTGAGAAGAAAGGCTTTAATAAAGAAGGGTTAGCTATTATAGCTGAATGTGTTGACTTTGAAGCATATTTCCTTAGATTTATGAATGGTAGAGGAATAATGGATACTATTTTAGCGGTTGATAATATTGACAAGCATGAAAAAATGGTAAATGCACTTTATAAGGAATATCAAAAAAGAGTAAACACTCAACTTAAAGCAGCACTTCCTAATATTGAGAAGATGCAGTTTGATAATGGAATTTACTTTAATATTATGGATGTTGAAAAGTACGCTCATAAATTTACATTCCCTGCTCCAGGTAAAACATGTGGATTTGTCCATGATAAAATTGTAAAAGAAATTGGTGAGGATAAACCTATTGTAACTCTTGGACATGGTCCTGATTTTGGTGTAATCAGAGCTACTGATGCTGTTAATGAACAGTTTGGATTTAGTGTAAATACTATTGTAGATAATTTGGCTGAAAGAATTCCTTCTGCAGGTATTGATGGTGGAGGCCATGAATGTGCAGGATCTATAAAGTATGTTGAAGGACTTGGTGAGGAAGTACTATCTGAATTTACTAATGAAGTTAAATCAATGAATAAACTTTAA
- a CDS encoding zinc ribbon domain-containing protein: MKICDICGTYNSKENKYCFHCGNKLLKDNICPLCATLNEDEATICSNCGSPLSTFTIESFDILFSDYYREQLANFDLSVMEYYSILNNIFNKQAFTPIVGTTAKDKVLDIASKFAKCKTKSRGVEFGANMGTTLEYDDRLDDSVQIATIIHELAHCLLFKIILNVLCEAFDVKTSKTLESFVWFFLTFGELEIMFEYCAHTVEGRFIPYGYQNYGSFNNLVRQSDISEDNLELAIILGNSFANEIIVYLEKYIDDDLRNLIKIQYKKDSTVPKFDSIELETNQCLDLDLKNKQLIQLLNVIFDEATLSRNRDELMFIKEGLENF; this comes from the coding sequence ATGAAAATCTGTGATATTTGCGGTACATATAACTCTAAAGAGAATAAATATTGTTTTCATTGCGGTAACAAATTATTAAAGGATAATATTTGTCCTCTTTGCGCTACATTAAATGAGGATGAGGCAACTATCTGTAGTAACTGCGGTTCTCCGTTAAGTACATTCACTATTGAGAGTTTTGATATATTATTCTCAGATTATTATAGGGAACAATTAGCTAACTTCGATTTATCAGTTATGGAATATTACTCTATTCTAAACAATATCTTTAATAAACAGGCATTTACACCTATTGTGGGCACTACAGCCAAAGATAAAGTCTTAGATATTGCCAGTAAATTTGCAAAGTGCAAGACTAAGTCTAGAGGTGTTGAATTTGGAGCTAATATGGGCACTACCCTGGAATATGATGATAGGTTAGATGATTCTGTTCAAATAGCTACTATAATTCATGAATTAGCTCACTGTCTATTGTTTAAAATTATCTTAAATGTTTTATGTGAAGCATTTGATGTAAAAACTTCTAAAACCTTGGAAAGTTTTGTCTGGTTCTTCTTAACATTTGGAGAACTTGAAATAATGTTTGAATATTGTGCCCATACTGTAGAAGGCAGATTTATTCCTTATGGATATCAGAATTACGGATCTTTCAATAATCTAGTTAGGCAGTCTGATATTAGTGAAGACAATTTAGAACTAGCTATTATTTTAGGAAATAGTTTTGCAAATGAGATTATTGTTTATCTTGAAAAATATATTGATGATGATTTAAGAAATCTCATTAAAATTCAGTATAAAAAAGATTCAACAGTTCCCAAATTTGATTCGATAGAATTAGAAACAAATCAATGCTTAGATTTAGATTTAAAAAATAAGCAATTGATTCAATTATTAAATGTTATTTTTGATGAAGCCACCTTAAGTAGAAATCGGGATGAGTTAATGTTTATTAAGGAGGGGCTAGAAAACTTTTAG
- a CDS encoding zinc ribbon domain-containing protein: MKCNYCGYEMSEFSKFCSNCGMPILENQKEELEDDEDLPESINYILFGLIIVIIMLSAIISYFIIYN; this comes from the coding sequence ATGAAGTGTAATTATTGTGGTTATGAGATGAGTGAGTTCTCAAAATTTTGTTCTAATTGTGGCATGCCCATATTAGAAAATCAAAAAGAAGAACTTGAAGATGATGAAGATCTTCCAGAATCTATTAATTATATTTTATTTGGTTTAATTATTGTAATTATAATGTTATCAGCTATTATTAGCTATTTTATTATATATAATTAA
- a CDS encoding outer membrane protein assembly factor BamD — protein MKKEIKKLIFIFVLLLTVMVSGCINGPVYVINNEISSIENAINGGNSYYNESVDLMNNNNYSNALSKAKLATVEYDNALKSLLEIKSNYSETIEEVQVDYIDLLYSEVSLKSDANNNLITAIDYYNNGDDELGNEYASKANDLMSQAVDLKNSRDNLVNNNPDYFNLI, from the coding sequence GTGAAAAAAGAAATAAAAAAGCTAATTTTTATTTTTGTTTTACTGTTAACAGTGATGGTAAGTGGATGTATTAATGGTCCAGTGTATGTAATTAATAATGAGATATCTTCTATTGAAAATGCTATAAATGGAGGTAACTCTTATTATAATGAATCTGTTGACCTTATGAATAATAATAACTATTCAAATGCACTTAGTAAAGCCAAATTAGCCACTGTTGAATATGATAATGCTTTAAAGAGTTTGCTTGAGATTAAAAGTAATTATAGTGAAACTATAGAAGAGGTGCAGGTGGATTATATTGATTTGCTGTATAGTGAAGTTTCCCTAAAAAGTGATGCTAATAATAATCTAATTACTGCTATTGATTATTATAATAATGGTGATGATGAATTAGGTAATGAATATGCATCTAAAGCAAATGATTTAATGAGTCAAGCTGTAGATTTAAAAAATTCAAGAGATAATTTAGTGAATAATAATCCTGATTACTTTAATTTAATTTAA
- a CDS encoding transcriptional regulator → MVNEGDELLKLVSYVKISKYREKTVKSIGENVKIPTKIAKDSGIRTNHISKVLSELKGKEIVECINEEARKGRLYRLTSTGKEVLDNIKDNDGEDKE, encoded by the coding sequence ATGGTTAATGAAGGAGATGAGCTTCTAAAACTTGTTTCATATGTGAAAATTTCCAAATATAGGGAAAAAACTGTGAAATCAATAGGAGAAAATGTAAAAATACCTACCAAAATTGCAAAAGATAGTGGTATAAGAACTAATCATATCTCCAAAGTTTTAAGTGAGCTTAAAGGAAAAGAAATTGTTGAGTGCATCAACGAAGAAGCTAGAAAAGGTAGATTATACCGTTTAACTAGCACTGGAAAAGAAGTACTAGACAATATTAAGGATAATGATGGGGAAGACAAAGAATAA
- a CDS encoding flavodoxin family protein: protein MKTVVINGSPRKGGNCETLINELIAEIDGEVSNYFLEESNINFCKACLGCQKGDCVRDDDLNKAMDELQEADLLVFATPIYYGQMTAQAKTFVDRFYQISQNSDKSLEGTKVIVIATQANPTDAFQGYVDGLAGMPFGYMGMEVIGSVVAKGTTGKGDKEDLADAIAEIKKIGENL, encoded by the coding sequence ATGAAAACTGTTGTAATAAATGGAAGTCCTAGAAAAGGTGGAAACTGTGAAACTTTAATTAACGAATTAATAGCTGAAATTGATGGTGAAGTAAGTAACTACTTTTTAGAAGAATCTAATATTAACTTCTGTAAAGCATGTCTTGGATGTCAAAAAGGAGACTGTGTTAGAGACGATGATTTAAACAAAGCTATGGATGAATTACAAGAAGCAGACTTACTTGTTTTTGCAACACCTATTTACTATGGTCAAATGACTGCACAAGCAAAAACCTTTGTTGACAGATTCTACCAAATCTCTCAAAATTCAGATAAAAGCTTAGAAGGAACTAAAGTAATTGTTATTGCAACCCAAGCAAACCCAACTGATGCTTTCCAAGGTTATGTTGATGGATTAGCTGGAATGCCATTTGGATACATGGGAATGGAAGTTATTGGATCTGTAGTAGCTAAAGGAACTACTGGAAAAGGAGATAAAGAAGACCTTGCTGATGCAATAGCTGAAATTAAAAAAATAGGAGAAAACTTATAA
- a CDS encoding desulfoferrodoxin: protein MTNIGEFYKCNVCGNFVEVVENGAGELTCCGQAMDLMEIQTEGEKAPKHAPVVEIDGDKVTVCVGEVQHPMDDDHYIQFIELTVGDEKYLKQLKPGDEPKATFIVDAADDVVAKALCNLHGLWSN, encoded by the coding sequence ATGACTAACATTGGTGAATTTTATAAATGTAATGTATGTGGAAACTTTGTTGAAGTAGTTGAAAATGGAGCAGGAGAACTTACCTGCTGTGGACAAGCTATGGACTTAATGGAAATCCAAACAGAAGGAGAAAAAGCACCTAAACATGCTCCAGTAGTTGAAATTGACGGAGACAAAGTAACTGTATGTGTTGGAGAAGTACAACACCCAATGGATGATGATCACTACATCCAATTTATCGAATTAACTGTTGGGGATGAAAAATATCTCAAACAATTAAAACCTGGAGATGAACCTAAAGCAACTTTCATTGTAGATGCTGCAGATGATGTTGTTGCAAAAGCTTTATGTAACCTCCATGGTCTTTGGAGTAACTAA
- a CDS encoding zinc ribbon domain-containing protein has translation MFCPKCGKAIKDDAKFCKYCGTQVSKNNQSVNVKSDTSSDSKNNSNTKILAVAIVVAAIVLVALVFTALSLTSDNGGDDAKAVEANKESSVAVTSSSSQSSSASAEKSWVSVGSFSGSGSGSQTISVPSGEIRIDISAFPIKNYATNHLYLTGSNGESAGVDWGSTSAVASKSDSLSFTSSSTTTFTIDYFETESWSVEVYKYQ, from the coding sequence ATGTTTTGTCCTAAGTGTGGTAAAGCAATTAAAGATGATGCGAAGTTTTGTAAGTACTGTGGTACGCAAGTTAGTAAAAATAATCAATCAGTTAATGTTAAATCAGATACTTCCTCTGACTCTAAAAATAACAGTAATACTAAAATTTTAGCAGTTGCTATTGTTGTTGCAGCTATTGTTCTTGTTGCATTAGTTTTCACTGCTTTAAGTCTCACTTCAGATAATGGTGGGGATGATGCAAAAGCTGTTGAAGCTAATAAAGAATCGTCTGTTGCTGTGACTTCTTCCAGTTCTCAGAGTTCATCTGCAAGTGCTGAAAAGTCATGGGTTTCTGTTGGTTCATTTTCAGGCTCAGGATCAGGTTCTCAGACAATAAGTGTTCCATCAGGTGAGATAAGAATTGACATAAGTGCATTTCCAATTAAAAACTATGCTACTAATCATTTGTATTTAACAGGGTCTAATGGTGAATCTGCTGGTGTTGATTGGGGTTCAACAAGTGCTGTTGCATCAAAATCTGATTCCCTGTCTTTCACATCTTCATCAACCACTACATTTACAATTGATTATTTTGAAACTGAAAGTTGGAGTGTTGAGGTTTATAAATATCAATGA
- a CDS encoding methylated-DNA--[protein]-cysteine S-methyltransferase codes for MIYKKTYDSPLGIINMRSDGEYLTGLWFDGSRDDKKHNYQGVFKDLDIFDETIDWLNSYFDGNNPDFTPKYKLENLTPFREEVFDIMNKIPYGEVITYNDIACEVASKRGIKKMSAQAVGGAVGWNPICIIIPCHRVVGSNGSLTGYGGGIENKIGLLKLEGIDLSKFSIPKKGNAL; via the coding sequence GTGATATATAAAAAAACATATGATTCTCCGTTAGGTATTATTAATATGAGAAGTGATGGTGAGTATTTAACTGGTTTATGGTTTGATGGTTCAAGAGATGATAAAAAACACAATTATCAGGGTGTTTTTAAAGATTTAGATATATTTGATGAAACTATAGATTGGTTAAATAGCTATTTTGATGGTAATAATCCAGATTTCACACCAAAATATAAATTGGAAAATTTAACACCCTTTAGAGAGGAAGTTTTTGATATAATGAATAAAATTCCATATGGTGAGGTTATTACATATAATGATATTGCCTGTGAAGTAGCTAGTAAAAGAGGGATAAAGAAAATGTCTGCTCAGGCTGTTGGTGGAGCAGTAGGTTGGAATCCAATTTGCATTATCATTCCATGCCATAGAGTTGTTGGTTCAAATGGTAGCTTAACAGGTTATGGTGGTGGAATTGAAAATAAGATAGGGCTTTTAAAATTAGAAGGAATTGATTTATCTAAATTTTCTATTCCTAAAAAAGGGAATGCATTATAA
- a CDS encoding endonuclease III domain-containing protein, translating into MSDYSKEEKSLLIVEKLNEVFDVRVFEDKDPYRVLVRTILSQRTRDENTDQATNNLFSKYKDIYEVADAPTEDVEELIRCSGFYRVKAGRIKEVSRILIDQYGGEVPNNMKELLELPGVGRKTANCVLVYAFEEPAIPVDTHVHRISNRLGLVNTKDPEDTEKELDNFVPEDIKILLNDLMVQFGQNICKPISPQCEICPLDELCDKNI; encoded by the coding sequence ATGTCTGATTATTCAAAAGAGGAAAAATCACTTTTAATAGTTGAAAAACTTAATGAAGTCTTTGATGTAAGGGTTTTTGAGGATAAAGATCCTTATAGGGTACTTGTTAGAACAATTTTATCTCAGAGAACACGGGATGAGAATACAGACCAGGCAACAAATAACCTTTTTTCCAAATATAAAGATATTTATGAAGTGGCTGATGCACCAACTGAAGATGTTGAAGAACTTATTAGATGTTCTGGTTTTTATAGAGTTAAAGCAGGAAGAATTAAAGAAGTTTCAAGGATATTAATCGATCAGTATGGTGGAGAAGTTCCTAATAATATGAAAGAGTTGTTGGAGCTTCCAGGAGTTGGACGTAAAACTGCTAATTGTGTTTTAGTATATGCATTTGAAGAGCCAGCTATTCCTGTAGATACTCATGTTCATAGAATTTCTAATAGATTGGGACTTGTAAATACTAAAGATCCTGAGGACACTGAAAAGGAATTGGATAATTTTGTTCCTGAGGATATTAAAATTCTTTTAAATGATTTAATGGTTCAATTTGGTCAAAATATTTGCAAACCAATATCTCCTCAATGTGAAATCTGCCCATTAGATGAGCTATGTGATAAGAATATTTAA
- the rnp3 gene encoding ribonuclease P protein component 3 — protein MNIKGNTFENNLELAIEAKKYGWNHINFSYNQDNFKNSLEFRDDLKEELTDVISIDYTLEIKPKNVNEIRKISKKFRDKVNCISVVGGDLKINRAVCENIQLDVLSRPYLKRKDSGLNQVLAKEAFRNNVAVELVFKDILNSYLSHRAKIISNFKDIYILHRKFNFPLILSSRAKDIFDIRSVNDFKAFFIATGLSEDEVLKAMAYPKEILDYNRDRKNLLFKGVRVVNNEA, from the coding sequence TTGAATATTAAGGGAAATACTTTTGAAAATAATCTTGAATTAGCTATTGAAGCTAAAAAATATGGTTGGAATCATATTAATTTTTCATATAATCAGGATAACTTTAAAAACTCTTTAGAATTTAGGGATGATTTAAAAGAAGAGTTAACTGATGTTATTTCTATAGATTACACTTTGGAAATTAAACCTAAGAATGTTAATGAAATTAGAAAAATTTCAAAAAAATTTAGGGATAAAGTAAACTGTATTTCTGTTGTTGGTGGAGATTTAAAAATCAATAGGGCAGTTTGTGAGAATATTCAGCTTGATGTACTCTCAAGGCCTTATCTTAAGAGAAAAGATTCTGGTTTAAATCAAGTATTGGCAAAAGAAGCTTTTAGGAATAATGTAGCTGTCGAGCTTGTTTTTAAAGATATCTTAAATAGCTATCTCTCACATAGGGCTAAAATCATTTCTAATTTTAAAGATATCTACATTTTACATAGGAAATTTAATTTCCCATTAATATTATCCTCCAGGGCTAAGGATATTTTTGATATTCGCTCTGTTAATGATTTTAAAGCTTTTTTCATAGCTACTGGTCTTAGTGAAGATGAAGTTTTAAAAGCTATGGCTTATCCCAAAGAAATTCTTGATTATAATAGGGATAGGAAAAATTTACTGTTTAAAGGTGTGAGGGTGGTTAATAATGAAGCTTAA
- a CDS encoding Rpp14/Pop5 family protein, translating to MKLKVLPPTLRKNNRYLTVDIKVKGDLNKDEFVGLIWDGCIRFWGELTTSNFNLWVMRFYEIEKNEEYNYYKAVIRCQRGFEDNVRAALCCVSKYNSKKVAINVIGLSGTIKASVNKFV from the coding sequence ATGAAGCTTAAAGTATTGCCTCCTACTCTCAGAAAAAATAATCGCTATTTAACTGTTGATATTAAGGTTAAAGGTGATTTAAATAAGGATGAATTTGTTGGATTGATATGGGATGGATGTATCCGTTTTTGGGGTGAGTTAACAACATCTAATTTTAATTTATGGGTTATGCGCTTTTATGAAATTGAAAAAAATGAGGAGTATAACTATTATAAGGCAGTTATCAGATGTCAAAGAGGTTTTGAAGATAATGTAAGGGCTGCTTTATGTTGTGTTTCTAAATATAATTCTAAAAAAGTAGCTATTAATGTAATTGGTTTGTCTGGAACTATAAAAGCGTCGGTAAATAAATTTGTTTAG
- a CDS encoding zinc ribbon domain-containing protein, whose product MSKKCPKCGAQLEDIAKFCTKCGCSLTEINSKDKIEATPFSKENNNSKSTKNNSKKIKIDPTNKQSSKPDSGVNTKTVGIVGLIAIGLIIIIAAMSFMPSGSDVVEKVTISVTQTESYATNEVNYTTANLTETGNLEYWYYVNANIYPSDLSMDLEEYDAKITFYNGSEVITAVEAYIYKYDDGTFDVTGSYTTKELANVTDIQIEVINPTGDIVGSQKSQFTMGDMSTARF is encoded by the coding sequence ATGAGTAAAAAATGTCCAAAATGCGGTGCTCAATTAGAAGACATAGCTAAATTTTGCACAAAGTGTGGTTGTTCATTAACAGAGATTAATTCAAAGGATAAAATAGAAGCAACACCTTTTTCAAAGGAAAATAACAACTCAAAAAGCACTAAAAATAATTCTAAAAAAATAAAAATTGATCCAACAAATAAACAATCCTCAAAACCTGATTCAGGAGTAAATACTAAAACTGTAGGAATTGTAGGATTAATAGCTATTGGTTTAATTATTATAATAGCTGCAATGAGTTTTATGCCAAGTGGAAGTGATGTTGTAGAAAAAGTTACAATCAGTGTAACTCAAACAGAATCTTATGCCACAAATGAAGTAAATTACACAACAGCTAATCTTACTGAAACTGGAAACCTAGAATACTGGTACTATGTAAATGCTAACATCTATCCTTCAGATTTAAGTATGGATTTAGAGGAATATGATGCTAAAATAACTTTTTATAATGGTTCTGAAGTCATAACAGCTGTAGAAGCTTATATATACAAATATGATGATGGTACCTTTGATGTTACAGGTTCCTATACAACAAAAGAACTAGCTAATGTCACAGATATTCAAATTGAAGTGATTAACCCTACAGGAGATATAGTGGGCTCTCAAAAATCCCAGTTTACAATGGGAGATATGAGTACAGCAAGATTTTAA
- a CDS encoding transcriptional regulator: MKPPCELVVWYVLPAIRSELAKSLLSLGMKQKDVSELMDITQPAVSQYITDKRGSGIKFNDEVNSLINDFASELYSGEAKKSDIISKTCFICKQIKTSDIIEQLNIDKSELGDDCKACIDSENL; the protein is encoded by the coding sequence ATGAAACCACCATGTGAATTAGTAGTATGGTATGTTTTACCTGCAATACGCTCTGAATTAGCTAAATCATTGCTTTCTTTAGGTATGAAACAAAAAGATGTTTCTGAACTTATGGATATTACTCAACCAGCTGTATCTCAGTATATAACTGATAAAAGAGGGTCTGGAATAAAATTTAATGATGAAGTTAATTCATTAATTAATGATTTTGCATCTGAGCTTTATTCTGGTGAAGCTAAAAAATCAGATATTATTAGTAAAACCTGTTTTATATGTAAGCAGATTAAAACTAGTGATATTATAGAACAATTAAATATTGACAAGTCTGAATTAGGTGATGACTGTAAGGCTTGTATTGATTCTGAGAATTTATAA
- a CDS encoding zinc-ribbon domain-containing protein produces MKICSRCGSENEDYVKFCVQCGKSFDNTDNHFEVVEEPSLIKKIFYKFDEEKHKYRIAKIKSFLVVEAVAIFIWAFNDLWFYIDSSKGDIFVSLIAALCIVVIFIIPSAVGLFIIKKIYQFLQSHS; encoded by the coding sequence ATGAAAATCTGTTCTAGATGTGGAAGTGAAAATGAAGATTATGTTAAATTCTGTGTACAGTGTGGAAAATCCTTTGATAACACAGATAATCATTTTGAAGTAGTGGAAGAACCTTCATTAATTAAAAAGATATTTTATAAATTTGATGAGGAAAAACATAAGTATAGAATTGCTAAAATTAAATCATTTTTAGTTGTTGAAGCAGTAGCTATTTTCATATGGGCATTTAATGACTTATGGTTTTATATTGATTCATCAAAAGGAGATATATTTGTAAGTTTAATTGCTGCTCTATGTATAGTAGTTATATTTATCATACCTTCTGCAGTTGGACTTTTTATAATAAAGAAAATTTATCAATTTTTACAGTCTCATAGTTGA
- a CDS encoding zinc-ribbon domain-containing protein, with the protein MFCPKCGKKIPDDAKFCKFCGNEIKKNKGHGRSRIVKKDNDKKDEKTSPVLIGAVVVAAIVLVVLVVLAMGVLNSDDSSNGSSNSNVFGISQSSSGQVAEDTVQSVSLSAFPVSEAPNLAQALSEQGYPSSINFKSVTLDTSQCLYILTKSIVEINSGNTGGTISVGNPAYAPSPSGADITQTISIHEYVDICGRFSSWIESNGQVPNYVGIYTGGVPDISPLNMLRIASDILIDYKNTGQLPETAVV; encoded by the coding sequence ATGTTTTGTCCAAAATGTGGAAAGAAAATCCCGGATGATGCAAAATTTTGTAAATTTTGTGGTAATGAAATAAAGAAAAATAAGGGGCATGGTAGAAGTCGTATTGTAAAAAAAGATAATGATAAAAAAGATGAAAAGACATCCCCTGTTTTAATTGGTGCAGTTGTTGTTGCAGCTATTGTTTTAGTAGTTTTAGTTGTACTAGCTATGGGTGTTTTAAATAGTGATGATAGTTCAAATGGCAGTTCAAATAGTAATGTATTTGGAATTAGCCAATCAAGTAGTGGACAAGTAGCTGAAGATACAGTTCAATCTGTTTCACTTTCTGCATTTCCAGTTTCAGAAGCTCCAAATTTAGCACAAGCTTTGTCTGAACAAGGTTATCCAAGTTCAATTAACTTTAAATCTGTTACTTTGGATACTTCTCAATGTTTGTACATTTTAACAAAATCTATTGTTGAGATAAATTCAGGTAATACTGGAGGAACAATTAGTGTTGGAAATCCTGCTTATGCACCGTCTCCAAGTGGAGCAGATATTACCCAAACAATTTCTATTCATGAATATGTAGACATTTGTGGTCGTTTTTCATCATGGATTGAATCAAATGGTCAGGTTCCAAATTATGTTGGTATTTATACTGGTGGAGTTCCTGATATTTCACCATTAAATATGCTACGTATAGCTTCTGATATTTTAATAGATTATAAAAATACTGGTCAGCTACCTGAAACTGCAGTTGTTTAG